One segment of Ricinus communis isolate WT05 ecotype wild-type chromosome 8, ASM1957865v1, whole genome shotgun sequence DNA contains the following:
- the LOC8282309 gene encoding disease resistance protein At4g27190 isoform X1 has translation MEIIISVASKIGENLVNPIGRRIGYLIDYESNVKVLKDEIDKLNELRDSSKQLRNAATSNGRLITHDVESWLTETDKIIEESRELLANVVEGDRTALYRWHPKIRLCYYSSKEAKKKTGLVLKLREKWYKLDKKSYPASPPNLGSMFIDSFKSFQSRESIIIEVMEALKDSRINMISICGMVGVGKTTMVKEVIRRVEAENMFDNVVMAKVSQCPCIQKIQLEISDRLGLKLEQKGLHGIAGHLQMSLRRINRILIVLDDVWEKLNFEEIGLPSAHQHQGCKIVLTSGNQDVCCRMNSQINFILDALSEQEAWKYFVEVAGNTANSPDIHPLAKEVGKKCGGLPVAITNLGNALRGKEVHIWKDVLGKLKKAIKVDVLEMENEVYSKIELSYSKLESNEAKSCFLLCCLFPEDSDIPIEYLVRYGMGLGLFDGVYTLKEGRNRVHALVDKLRTSFLLFQSSKVECVKLHVVVRSTALSIASKRENKFLVLRDAEREGLMNDAYNSFTVLSIVCNDTYKGAVDLDCSRLKFLQLVSINCSLIVKLQDLNSAFEGMRGVQVLAFLDMRISSNLVSFHVLENLKVLCLGNCCFEAMSSSTKDLFKIGILVNLEILSFAGSDIMELPREIGQLSHLRLLDLTSCTSLRKIPVGVLSKLSRLEELYMRNSFSKWQSACGDFEQKNNASIAELGSLSGHLKVLDIHLPEVNLLTEGLIFQNLERFKISVGSPVYETGAYLFQNYFRISGDMHGAIWCGIHKLLEKTQILSLASCYKLECIINARDWVPHTTAFPLLESLSLRSLYKLKEIWHGELPKNPSGLPCFDNLRSLHIHDCGKLKNVFSLSIARVLVHLEYLDCSHCGKIREIISKKEGEDFRIAEAAENTWFPKLTYLELDSLPELISFCQAMADAVAQRPSNHQLEWSGFKQSICPLDKIKTQHSPHQVHDISRSRYMLELVSNKLFTSCWMQWLLNLEWLVLKGCDSLEVVFDLKYQGNAALSCLRKLELRYLTKLTHVWKNCFQGTQGFQNLRLLTVEGCRSLKILFSPCIATLLSNLQVLEITSCEAMEGIVPKAGEDEKANAMLFPHLNSLKLVHLPNLMNFCSDANASEWPLLKKVIVKRCTRLKIFDTTGQQLALGGHTKSMTIEPLFNAKVALHMIVLHLSCLDNLTRIGHDQLVDGSLCNIREIEVDNCENLPNVLASNLIARFQNLEKLFVYRCASLLDIFESQAHAVDEHTKIVYQLEEMILMSLPRLSSILENPGRIICFQRLRTLEVYDCGNLEIIFFLSLATSLQQLQMLKISTCQKVEKIVAQENKEAHEARNNQRLFRQLEFLELVKLPNLTCFCEGMYAIELPSLGELVIKECPKVKPPTFGHLNAPKLKKVCIESSECLLMGDSSKNVASQFKKKVALDKLETLHISRVDNLRSVGHDQLSGGFLRKLREMEVKECKHLLNIFPSHMMEMFLKLEKLTVRSCASLSEIFEPKRVSLDETRAGKLKEINLASLPNLTHLLSGVRFLNFQHLEILKVNDCSSLRSIFCLSVAASLQQLKTLKISNCKMIMEIIEKEDDKEHEAADNKIELPELRNLTMENLPSLEAFYRGIYDFEMPSLDKLILVGCPKMKIFTYKHVSTLKLEEVCIESHHCALMGDLNTTINYFTKGKGPAVDDDTTAHEQIDILGYHENMD, from the exons ATGGAGATTATTATTTCAGTTGCATCTAAAATTGGTGAAAACTTGGTCAATCCAATTGGCAGACGGATTGGATATCTTATTGACTATGAGAGCAATGTTAAGGTTCTTAAGGATGAAATAGACAAACTGAATGAGCTAAGGGACTCGAGTAAACAACTGAGGAATGCAGCTACTAGCAATGGTAGACTTATCACACATGATGTCGAGAGTTGGTTGACAGAGACGGACAAAATAATTGAAGAGTCAAGGGAGCTTTTGGCGAACGTTGTTGAAGGAGACAGGACTGCTTTATACAGGTGGCATCCAAAGATTAGGTTATGTTATTACTCAAGTAAGGAAGCTAAGAAGAAGACTGGGCTTGTTCTTAAGCTCAGGGAAAAATGGTATAAGTTGGATAAAAAATCCTATCCTGCTTCTCCACCAAATCTTGGATCTATGTTCATTGATAGTTTTAAGAGCTTTCAATCTAGAgaatcaataataattgagGTTATGGAGGCTCTGAAAGATAGTAGGATAAACATGATTTCTATTTGTGGAATGGTAGGCGTGGGTAAAACCACAATGGTTAAAGAAGTCATAAGAAGAGTAGAGGCTGAGAACATGTTTGACAACGTGGTGATGGCAAAAGTCTCTCAGTGTCCTTGTATTCAAAAGATTCAACTCGAAATTTCTGATAGGCTAGGCTTGAAGCTTGAACAGAAAGGGTTACATGGAATAGCAGGTCATCTGCAGATGAGTCTGAGACGTATTAACAGGATCCTGATAGTATTGGATGACGTTTGGGAAAAGCTCAATTTTGAGGAGATTGGTCTACCTTCAGCACATCAGCATCAGGGATGCAAAATTGTTTTAACATCAGGAAATCAAGATGTTTGTTGTAGGATGAACAGtcaaataaatttcattctTGATGCCCTTTCTGAACAAGAGGCGTGGAAGTATTTCGTGGAGGTAGCAGGCAATACTGCAAACAGTCCCGATATTCATCCTTTGGCAAAAGAAGTTGGAAAGAAATGTGGGGGTTTACCAGTCGCTATCACTAATTTGGGAAATGCACTGAGAGGTAAAGAAGTGCATATATGGAAGGATGTGCTTGGGAAATTGAAGAAGGCTATAAAAGTAGATGTTTTAGAGATGGAAAATGAGGTATATTCTAAAATTGAGCTGAGTTACAGCAAGTTAGAAAGCAATGAGGCCAAGTCTTGTTTTCTGCtttgttgtttatttcctGAAGATTCTGATATCCCAATTGAATATTTGGTCAGATATGGAATGGGACTAGGGTTGTTTGATGGAGTTTATACCTTGAAAGAAGGAAGGAATAGGGTGCATGCCCTAGTCGATAAGCTAAGGACATCCTTTTTACTATTCCAAAGTAGCAAGGTGGAGTGTGTCAAATTGCATGTTGTTGTCCGCAGTACTGCCCTATCAATTGCATCCAAAAGAGAGAACAAGTTTCTAGTACTTCGTGATGCTGAAAGGGAAGGGCTGATGAATGATGCATACAATAGTTTCACTGTGCTTTCAATTGTCTGCAATGATACATACAAAGGAGCTGTTGATTTAGATTGCTCAAGACTTAAGTTTTTGCAGTTAGTCTCCATCAACTGTTCCTTGATTGTGAAACTTCAAGACTTAAACTCTGCATTTGAAGGAATGAGAGGGGTTCAAGTTTTAGCTTTTCTGGATATGCGTATTTCATCAAATTTAGTGTCATTCCATGTACTGGAGAATCTTAAAGTCTTATGTCTTGGTAATTGTTGCTTTGAGGCAATGTCTAGCTCCACCAAAGACCTGTtcaaaattggaattttgGTAAATCTAGAGATTCTAAGCTTTGCTGGTTCTGATATTATGGAGTTGCCGAGAGAAATAGGACAACTAAGTCATCTAAGGTTGTTGGATTTGACATCATGCACTTCTCTCAGAAAAATTCCAGTAGGTGTTCTTTCAAAATTATCCCGACTAGAGGAGCTATATATGAGAAATAGCTTTTCTAAATGGCAATCTGCCTGTGGAGATTTTGAACAGAAAAACAATGCAAGCATTGCTGAGCTTGGTTCTTTATCTGGTCATTTGAAGGTTTTAGACATTCATTTACCAGAAGTCAATCTTTTGACAGAAGGCTTGATTTTTCAAAACCTGGAAAGGTTTAAGATATCTGTAGGCTCCCCTGTTTATGAAACGGGTGCATATCTATTTCAAaactattttagaatttcGGGTGATATGCATGGTGCTATTTGGTGTGGTATTCATAAACTTTTGGAGAAAACTCAGATTCTGTCATTAGCTTCTTGTTATAAACTTGAATGTATCATTAATGCCAGGGATTGGGTGCCACATACTACAGCCTTCCCCCTTCTAGAGTCACTTTCACTCAGATCGTTGTACAAACTAAAGGAGATATGGCATGGGGAACTCCCAAAGAATCCTAGTGGCCTTCCATGTTTTGACAACCTTAGGTCTCTTCATATACATGACTGTGGTAAATTGAAAAATGTTTTTTCTCTGTCCATAGCCAGAGTTTTGGTACATCTTGAATACTTAGACTGCTCTCACTGTGGAAAAATACGAGAAATTATCTCAAAAAAGGAAGGTGAAGATTTCAGAATTGCAGAAGCAGCAGAAAATACTTGGTTCCCCAAATTAACCTACTTGGAGCTGGATTCTCTTCCAGAACTAATAAGTTTCTGCCAAGCTATGGCTGATGCAGTTGCTCAGCGACCTTCAAACCATCAG TTAGAATGGTCTGGCTTCAAACAAAGTATATGTCCACTTGACAAGATCAAGACCCAACACAGTCCACATCAAGTACACGACATCTCCAGATCAAGATACATGCTGGAGCTTGTCTCTAACAAACTATTTACATCCTGCTGGATGCAGTGGTTGCTGAATTTGGAATGGCTTGTACTGAAAGGGTGTGATTCATTAGAAGTGGTATTTGACCTAAAATACCAAGGAAATGCTGCTCTTTCTTGCTTAAGAAAGCTTGAACTGCGATATTTAACAAAGCTTACACATGTTTGGAAAAATTGTTTTCAAGGAACTCAGGGCTTCCAAAACTTAAGATTGTTAACGGTAGAAGGGTGCAGaagtttgaaaatattattttcaccTTGCATTGCCACCCTTTTATCTAACTTGCAGGTTCTAGAAATTACTTCTTGTGAGGCTATGGAAGGCATTGTCCCAAAAGCAGGAGAAGATGAGAAAGCCAATGCTATGCTGTTCCCTCACTTAAATTCTCTGAAGCTGGTGCATCTTCCAAATCTTATGAATTTCTGCTCAGATGCCAATGCTTCTGAATGGCCGTTACTGAAGAAAGTGATAGTCAAAAGGTGTACcagattaaaaatatttgatacaACAGGCCAACAGCTAGCGCTAGGCGGCCACACTAAATCGATGACTATAGAACCTCTCTTTAATGCAAAG GTGGCATTGCACATGATAGTATTACATCTGTCTTGCTTGGACAACTTAACAAGGATAGGGCATGATCAACTTGTGGATGGCTCCTTATGCAACATAAGAGAGATAGAAGTTGATAATTGTGAAAATTTACCGAATGTCTTAGCCTCCAATTTGATAGCACGATTCCAAAATCTAGAAAAGCTTTTTGTGTATCGTTGTGCTTcattattagatatttttgAATCACAAGCACATGCGGTAGATGAACATACAAAAATAGTCTACCAGTTAGAAGAAATGATTTTGATGTCTCTCCCCAGACTTTCGAGCATACTGGAAAACCCAGGAAGAATTATATGCTTTCAGAGACTTAGAACGCTTGAAGTTTATGATTGTGGAAATCTGGAAAtcatattctttctttctctggCAACAAGTCTTCAGCAACTCCAGATGCTAAAGATATCTACTTGTCAAAAGGTGGAGAAAATTGTTgcacaagaaaataaagaagcaCATGAAGCAAGGAATAACCAGAGATTGTTTCGTCAACTTGAATTTCTGGAGCTTGTCAAGTTACCCAACCTTACATGTTTCTGTGAAGGGATGTATGCTATTGAATTGCCATCTCTAGGAGAACTGGTTATAAAAGAATGTCCGAAGGTGAAGCCTCCCACTTTCGGACATCTGAATGCACCAAAGCTAAAAAAGGTCTGCATTGAATCCTCCGAGTGCCTGCTAATGGGAGACTCTAGTAAAAATGTAGCTAGCCAATTCAAGAAAAAG gTGGCATTGGACAAATTGGAGACATTGCATATATCTCGTGTGGACAATTTGAGAAGTGTAGGGCATGACCAACTATCAGGTGGCTTTTTACGAAAACTTAGAGAAATGGAAGTTAAAGAGTGTAAAcacttattaaatatttttccttCCCACATGATGGAAATGTTTCTAAAACTAGAAAAGCTAACTGTACGTTCCTGTGCCTCCTTGTCTGAAATATTTGAACCTAAACGAGTGAGTTTGGATGAAACAAGAGCTGGAAAGCTGAAAGAAATCAATCTGGCATCTCTGCCAAACCTTACACATCTACTGAGCGGTGTAAGGTTTCTGAACTTTCAGCATCTTGAAATCCTAAAGGTTAACGATTGCAGCAGTCTCAGAAGCATATTCTGCCTATCTGTGGCTGCAAGTCTTCAGCAACTCAAAACACTGAAAATATCGAATTGCAAAATGATTATGGAAATCATTGAGAAGGAAGATGACAAAGAGCATGAAGCAGCAGATAATAAGATTGAGTTACCTGAGCTACGGAATTTGACAATGGAAAATTTACCAAGTCTCGAAGCTTTCTATAGGGGgatttatgattttgaaatGCCATCACTAGATAAGCTGATTTTGGTAGGATGCCCCAAGATGAAGATATTCACTTATAAACATGTGAGCACGCTGAAGCTAGAGGAAGTGTGTATTGAATCCCACCACTGTGCATTAATGGGAGACTTAAATACCACCATAAATTACTTCACCAAAGGGAAG GGACCGGCTGTAGATGATGACACTACTGCACATGAACAAATCGATATTTTGGGATATCATGAAAATATGGACTAG
- the LOC8282309 gene encoding disease resistance protein At4g27190 isoform X3, protein MEIIISVASKIGENLVNPIGRRIGYLIDYESNVKVLKDEIDKLNELRDSSKQLRNAATSNGRLITHDVESWLTETDKIIEESRELLANVVEGDRTALYRWHPKIRLCYYSSKEAKKKTGLVLKLREKWYKLDKKSYPASPPNLGSMFIDSFKSFQSRESIIIEVMEALKDSRINMISICGMVGVGKTTMVKEVIRRVEAENMFDNVVMAKVSQCPCIQKIQLEISDRLGLKLEQKGLHGIAGHLQMSLRRINRILIVLDDVWEKLNFEEIGLPSAHQHQGCKIVLTSGNQDVCCRMNSQINFILDALSEQEAWKYFVEVAGNTANSPDIHPLAKEVGKKCGGLPVAITNLGNALRGKEVHIWKDVLGKLKKAIKVDVLEMENEVYSKIELSYSKLESNEAKSCFLLCCLFPEDSDIPIEYLVRYGMGLGLFDGVYTLKEGRNRVHALVDKLRTSFLLFQSSKVECVKLHVVVRSTALSIASKRENKFLVLRDAEREGLMNDAYNSFTVLSIVCNDTYKGAVDLDCSRLKFLQLVSINCSLIVKLQDLNSAFEGMRGVQVLAFLDMRISSNLVSFHVLENLKVLCLGNCCFEAMSSSTKDLFKIGILVNLEILSFAGSDIMELPREIGQLSHLRLLDLTSCTSLRKIPVGVLSKLSRLEELYMRNSFSKWQSACGDFEQKNNASIAELGSLSGHLKVLDIHLPEVNLLTEGLIFQNLERFKISVGSPVYETGAYLFQNYFRISGDMHGAIWCGIHKLLEKTQILSLASCYKLECIINARDWVPHTTAFPLLESLSLRSLYKLKEIWHGELPKNPSGLPCFDNLRSLHIHDCGKLKNVFSLSIARVLVHLEYLDCSHCGKIREIISKKEGEDFRIAEAAENTWFPKLTYLELDSLPELISFCQAMADAVAQRPSNHQLEWSGFKQSICPLDKIKTQHSPHQVHDISRSRYMLELVSNKLFTSCWMQWLLNLEWLVLKGCDSLEVVFDLKYQGNAALSCLRKLELRYLTKLTHVWKNCFQGTQGFQNLRLLTVEGCRSLKILFSPCIATLLSNLQVLEITSCEAMEGIVPKAGEDEKANAMLFPHLNSLKLVHLPNLMNFCSDANASEWPLLKKVIVKRCTRLKIFDTTGQQLALGGHTKSMTIEPLFNAKVALDKLETLHISRVDNLRSVGHDQLSGGFLRKLREMEVKECKHLLNIFPSHMMEMFLKLEKLTVRSCASLSEIFEPKRVSLDETRAGKLKEINLASLPNLTHLLSGVRFLNFQHLEILKVNDCSSLRSIFCLSVAASLQQLKTLKISNCKMIMEIIEKEDDKEHEAADNKIELPELRNLTMENLPSLEAFYRGIYDFEMPSLDKLILVGCPKMKIFTYKHVSTLKLEEVCIESHHCALMGDLNTTINYFTKGKGPAVDDDTTAHEQIDILGYHENMD, encoded by the exons ATGGAGATTATTATTTCAGTTGCATCTAAAATTGGTGAAAACTTGGTCAATCCAATTGGCAGACGGATTGGATATCTTATTGACTATGAGAGCAATGTTAAGGTTCTTAAGGATGAAATAGACAAACTGAATGAGCTAAGGGACTCGAGTAAACAACTGAGGAATGCAGCTACTAGCAATGGTAGACTTATCACACATGATGTCGAGAGTTGGTTGACAGAGACGGACAAAATAATTGAAGAGTCAAGGGAGCTTTTGGCGAACGTTGTTGAAGGAGACAGGACTGCTTTATACAGGTGGCATCCAAAGATTAGGTTATGTTATTACTCAAGTAAGGAAGCTAAGAAGAAGACTGGGCTTGTTCTTAAGCTCAGGGAAAAATGGTATAAGTTGGATAAAAAATCCTATCCTGCTTCTCCACCAAATCTTGGATCTATGTTCATTGATAGTTTTAAGAGCTTTCAATCTAGAgaatcaataataattgagGTTATGGAGGCTCTGAAAGATAGTAGGATAAACATGATTTCTATTTGTGGAATGGTAGGCGTGGGTAAAACCACAATGGTTAAAGAAGTCATAAGAAGAGTAGAGGCTGAGAACATGTTTGACAACGTGGTGATGGCAAAAGTCTCTCAGTGTCCTTGTATTCAAAAGATTCAACTCGAAATTTCTGATAGGCTAGGCTTGAAGCTTGAACAGAAAGGGTTACATGGAATAGCAGGTCATCTGCAGATGAGTCTGAGACGTATTAACAGGATCCTGATAGTATTGGATGACGTTTGGGAAAAGCTCAATTTTGAGGAGATTGGTCTACCTTCAGCACATCAGCATCAGGGATGCAAAATTGTTTTAACATCAGGAAATCAAGATGTTTGTTGTAGGATGAACAGtcaaataaatttcattctTGATGCCCTTTCTGAACAAGAGGCGTGGAAGTATTTCGTGGAGGTAGCAGGCAATACTGCAAACAGTCCCGATATTCATCCTTTGGCAAAAGAAGTTGGAAAGAAATGTGGGGGTTTACCAGTCGCTATCACTAATTTGGGAAATGCACTGAGAGGTAAAGAAGTGCATATATGGAAGGATGTGCTTGGGAAATTGAAGAAGGCTATAAAAGTAGATGTTTTAGAGATGGAAAATGAGGTATATTCTAAAATTGAGCTGAGTTACAGCAAGTTAGAAAGCAATGAGGCCAAGTCTTGTTTTCTGCtttgttgtttatttcctGAAGATTCTGATATCCCAATTGAATATTTGGTCAGATATGGAATGGGACTAGGGTTGTTTGATGGAGTTTATACCTTGAAAGAAGGAAGGAATAGGGTGCATGCCCTAGTCGATAAGCTAAGGACATCCTTTTTACTATTCCAAAGTAGCAAGGTGGAGTGTGTCAAATTGCATGTTGTTGTCCGCAGTACTGCCCTATCAATTGCATCCAAAAGAGAGAACAAGTTTCTAGTACTTCGTGATGCTGAAAGGGAAGGGCTGATGAATGATGCATACAATAGTTTCACTGTGCTTTCAATTGTCTGCAATGATACATACAAAGGAGCTGTTGATTTAGATTGCTCAAGACTTAAGTTTTTGCAGTTAGTCTCCATCAACTGTTCCTTGATTGTGAAACTTCAAGACTTAAACTCTGCATTTGAAGGAATGAGAGGGGTTCAAGTTTTAGCTTTTCTGGATATGCGTATTTCATCAAATTTAGTGTCATTCCATGTACTGGAGAATCTTAAAGTCTTATGTCTTGGTAATTGTTGCTTTGAGGCAATGTCTAGCTCCACCAAAGACCTGTtcaaaattggaattttgGTAAATCTAGAGATTCTAAGCTTTGCTGGTTCTGATATTATGGAGTTGCCGAGAGAAATAGGACAACTAAGTCATCTAAGGTTGTTGGATTTGACATCATGCACTTCTCTCAGAAAAATTCCAGTAGGTGTTCTTTCAAAATTATCCCGACTAGAGGAGCTATATATGAGAAATAGCTTTTCTAAATGGCAATCTGCCTGTGGAGATTTTGAACAGAAAAACAATGCAAGCATTGCTGAGCTTGGTTCTTTATCTGGTCATTTGAAGGTTTTAGACATTCATTTACCAGAAGTCAATCTTTTGACAGAAGGCTTGATTTTTCAAAACCTGGAAAGGTTTAAGATATCTGTAGGCTCCCCTGTTTATGAAACGGGTGCATATCTATTTCAAaactattttagaatttcGGGTGATATGCATGGTGCTATTTGGTGTGGTATTCATAAACTTTTGGAGAAAACTCAGATTCTGTCATTAGCTTCTTGTTATAAACTTGAATGTATCATTAATGCCAGGGATTGGGTGCCACATACTACAGCCTTCCCCCTTCTAGAGTCACTTTCACTCAGATCGTTGTACAAACTAAAGGAGATATGGCATGGGGAACTCCCAAAGAATCCTAGTGGCCTTCCATGTTTTGACAACCTTAGGTCTCTTCATATACATGACTGTGGTAAATTGAAAAATGTTTTTTCTCTGTCCATAGCCAGAGTTTTGGTACATCTTGAATACTTAGACTGCTCTCACTGTGGAAAAATACGAGAAATTATCTCAAAAAAGGAAGGTGAAGATTTCAGAATTGCAGAAGCAGCAGAAAATACTTGGTTCCCCAAATTAACCTACTTGGAGCTGGATTCTCTTCCAGAACTAATAAGTTTCTGCCAAGCTATGGCTGATGCAGTTGCTCAGCGACCTTCAAACCATCAG TTAGAATGGTCTGGCTTCAAACAAAGTATATGTCCACTTGACAAGATCAAGACCCAACACAGTCCACATCAAGTACACGACATCTCCAGATCAAGATACATGCTGGAGCTTGTCTCTAACAAACTATTTACATCCTGCTGGATGCAGTGGTTGCTGAATTTGGAATGGCTTGTACTGAAAGGGTGTGATTCATTAGAAGTGGTATTTGACCTAAAATACCAAGGAAATGCTGCTCTTTCTTGCTTAAGAAAGCTTGAACTGCGATATTTAACAAAGCTTACACATGTTTGGAAAAATTGTTTTCAAGGAACTCAGGGCTTCCAAAACTTAAGATTGTTAACGGTAGAAGGGTGCAGaagtttgaaaatattattttcaccTTGCATTGCCACCCTTTTATCTAACTTGCAGGTTCTAGAAATTACTTCTTGTGAGGCTATGGAAGGCATTGTCCCAAAAGCAGGAGAAGATGAGAAAGCCAATGCTATGCTGTTCCCTCACTTAAATTCTCTGAAGCTGGTGCATCTTCCAAATCTTATGAATTTCTGCTCAGATGCCAATGCTTCTGAATGGCCGTTACTGAAGAAAGTGATAGTCAAAAGGTGTACcagattaaaaatatttgatacaACAGGCCAACAGCTAGCGCTAGGCGGCCACACTAAATCGATGACTATAGAACCTCTCTTTAATGCAAAG gTGGCATTGGACAAATTGGAGACATTGCATATATCTCGTGTGGACAATTTGAGAAGTGTAGGGCATGACCAACTATCAGGTGGCTTTTTACGAAAACTTAGAGAAATGGAAGTTAAAGAGTGTAAAcacttattaaatatttttccttCCCACATGATGGAAATGTTTCTAAAACTAGAAAAGCTAACTGTACGTTCCTGTGCCTCCTTGTCTGAAATATTTGAACCTAAACGAGTGAGTTTGGATGAAACAAGAGCTGGAAAGCTGAAAGAAATCAATCTGGCATCTCTGCCAAACCTTACACATCTACTGAGCGGTGTAAGGTTTCTGAACTTTCAGCATCTTGAAATCCTAAAGGTTAACGATTGCAGCAGTCTCAGAAGCATATTCTGCCTATCTGTGGCTGCAAGTCTTCAGCAACTCAAAACACTGAAAATATCGAATTGCAAAATGATTATGGAAATCATTGAGAAGGAAGATGACAAAGAGCATGAAGCAGCAGATAATAAGATTGAGTTACCTGAGCTACGGAATTTGACAATGGAAAATTTACCAAGTCTCGAAGCTTTCTATAGGGGgatttatgattttgaaatGCCATCACTAGATAAGCTGATTTTGGTAGGATGCCCCAAGATGAAGATATTCACTTATAAACATGTGAGCACGCTGAAGCTAGAGGAAGTGTGTATTGAATCCCACCACTGTGCATTAATGGGAGACTTAAATACCACCATAAATTACTTCACCAAAGGGAAG GGACCGGCTGTAGATGATGACACTACTGCACATGAACAAATCGATATTTTGGGATATCATGAAAATATGGACTAG